From Leptodactylus fuscus isolate aLepFus1 chromosome 11, aLepFus1.hap2, whole genome shotgun sequence, one genomic window encodes:
- the LOC142185545 gene encoding olfactory receptor 6C74-like: MSSINQTTIEGFRLKGVSDIPGLQVLIFLLVLLIYLICLGGNLTIVLLVCCDRYLHTPMYFFLSNLSIIDISTSTTTLHRIFVSFVTRNHVVSTAACMAQVYMFGAITCNELSILAAMSYDRYVAICRPLHYHTVMSRRLCGLLASVSWAFGFIEMVPTFLFIYRFTCFISKEIDHYFCDVLPIRDITCSDTSLLDLYMLIFGNVNIFILLILTITTYIFIIECILRISSSTGRRKAFYTCSSHITVVVIFYSSIILQYIGTVSGNNTGSNKIFSLFNTAVVPMLNPLIYSLKNKDVKSSLRRKLKFNGKKLVLKQ, encoded by the coding sequence ATGAGCTCCATAAACCAGACCACAATAGAAGGCTTTAGACTTAAAGGAGTCTCAGATATTCCTGGTCTACAAGTTCTCATCTTCCTTCTGGTTCTTCTCATTTATCTCATCTGTCTTGGAGGAAATCTGACTATTGTCCTCCTGGTCTGCTGTGATCGCTACCTGCAcactcccatgtacttcttcttgtCCAACTTGTCCATTATAGACATATCCACCtccactacaacactacacaggATTTTCGTAAGTTTCGTAACACGCAACCACGTGGTCTCCACTGCAGCCTGTATGGCCCAGGTATACATGTTTGGTGCGATAACCTGTAATGAGCTCTCCATTTTGGCCGCCATGAGCTATGACCGCTATGTCGCCATCTGTAGACCTTTACATTATCACACGGTCATGAGTCGGAGACTCTGTGGTCTTCTGGCCTCGGTTAGCTGGGCATTTGGATTCATAGAGATGGTTCCTACCTTTCTGTTCATTTACAGGTTCACTTGTTTCATTTCCAAGGAAATTGACCATTATTTTTGTGATGTTTTGCCCATCCGGGACATTACATGTAGTGACACTTCACTGTTGGATCTTTACATGCTAATTTTTGGTAATGTAaacatatttattttacttatccTGACTATAACTACTTACATTTTTATTATCGAGTGTATCTTAAGAATCAGCTCGAGTACTGGCAGACGTAAAGCCTTCTACACGTGTTCCTCACACATCACGGTGGTTGTCATCTTCTATTCTTCTATCATCTTACAATACATAGGAACAGTTTCTGGGAACAACACGGGCTCCAACAAAATCTTCTCTTTGTTTAACACGGCCGTTGTCCCCATGTTGAACCCCCTGATCTACAGCCTGAAAAATAAAGATGTGAAATCTTCCCTACGCCGAAAGCTTAAATTTAATGGGAAAAAATTAGTACTGAAGCAATAA